The proteins below come from a single Streptomyces sp. M92 genomic window:
- a CDS encoding ATP-grasp domain-containing protein — protein sequence MPRIALVTCRPGPQVSDDRDLPVLVRALADAGATASAEVWDDDGVDWGAFDLAVIRSTWDYSWRSAEFTAWAEQCGKLTRLANPAPVVRWNTDKRYLGELAGAGVPTVPTSYAAPGEAPVLPDGHEYVVKPASGAGARFAARYTPGEHATALRQVERMHAEGFTAMVQPYVRGIDATGERALQFFGGRLLHASRKGAVLAPGTPYDERKVAHPGLEPWTPTAAELAVAERALAAVPDVPELLYARVDLVDGDDGRPRVMELELVEPNLFLWLHERSLPRVVEAVLEAAR from the coding sequence ATGCCACGAATAGCACTCGTCACCTGCCGCCCCGGCCCGCAGGTCAGCGACGACCGGGACCTGCCGGTGCTGGTGCGGGCCCTGGCGGACGCCGGGGCGACGGCGTCCGCCGAGGTCTGGGACGACGACGGCGTCGACTGGGGCGCCTTCGACCTCGCCGTCATCCGCTCGACCTGGGACTACAGCTGGCGGTCCGCCGAGTTCACGGCCTGGGCCGAACAGTGCGGGAAGCTGACGCGGCTGGCGAACCCGGCACCCGTCGTGCGCTGGAACACCGACAAGCGCTACCTGGGCGAACTCGCCGGCGCCGGCGTGCCCACCGTCCCCACGAGCTACGCGGCGCCCGGTGAGGCGCCCGTCCTGCCCGACGGCCACGAGTACGTCGTCAAGCCGGCCTCCGGCGCCGGGGCCCGCTTCGCCGCCCGCTACACCCCGGGCGAGCACGCCACCGCCCTGCGCCAGGTGGAGCGGATGCACGCCGAGGGCTTCACGGCGATGGTGCAGCCGTACGTGCGCGGCATCGACGCCACCGGGGAGCGGGCGCTGCAGTTCTTCGGCGGGCGACTGCTGCACGCCAGTCGCAAGGGCGCGGTCCTCGCGCCCGGGACGCCGTACGACGAGCGCAAGGTCGCGCACCCGGGCCTGGAGCCCTGGACGCCGACCGCGGCCGAACTCGCCGTCGCCGAACGCGCCCTGGCCGCCGTGCCGGACGTTCCCGAGCTGCTGTACGCCCGGGTCGACCTGGTGGACGGGGACGACGGGCGGCCGCGGGTGATGGAACTGGAGCTGGTGGAGCCGAACCTGTTCCTGTGGCTGCACGAGCGGTCGCTGCCGCGGGTGGTGGAGGCGGTGCTGGAGGCGGCTCGCTAG
- a CDS encoding CU044_2847 family protein codes for MDRLVEFSTEDGALVVVEGVEDEDGARLVSRGDGPARAARTFEGSLEGVRAAAASALRVFRDGSLRPDSVELEFGVRLTAETGAVIAKGAAEGHLVVRLSWSPRPAEDSGGGPGGLRDAGGPDAAGRS; via the coding sequence ATGGACCGGTTGGTCGAGTTCAGCACCGAGGACGGTGCGCTGGTGGTCGTCGAGGGCGTCGAGGACGAGGACGGCGCGCGGCTGGTCTCGCGCGGCGACGGTCCGGCCCGGGCGGCCCGCACCTTCGAGGGGTCCCTGGAGGGCGTGCGGGCCGCCGCCGCGTCCGCGCTGCGGGTGTTCCGGGACGGCTCGCTCAGACCCGACTCGGTGGAGCTGGAGTTCGGGGTCAGGCTGACCGCGGAGACCGGCGCGGTCATCGCGAAGGGCGCGGCCGAGGGGCATCTGGTCGTGCGGCTGAGCTGGTCGCCCCGGCCCGCGGAGGATTCCGGAGGTGGCCCCGGGGGCTTGCGGGACGCCGGTGGGCCGGACGCCGCCGGCCGGTCATGA
- a CDS encoding S8 family serine peptidase, giving the protein MSTGPVRRGATLLSAGLVIALLPAGAAAAQEPPGAAAGRTQAADARTEAREGAARDGTRTVTLVTGDRVTVGDLGGGRKTVTVERPKGATGAVHTRSSDGRMLVVPDEALPHLRDGSLDERLFDVGALLEQGLADTETGELPLIVTYEKGARAAVLKGAERTRSLPSVRGAAVDADKGRTFWREFTRRGSAVDAVWLDGRVTATMAESNTQIGTPEAWEAGLTGEGVTVAVLDSGVDAGHPDLAGRVAESRSFIPGEEVADRHGHGTHVASTVGGSGAASDGKEKGVAPGATLAVGKVLSDEGFGSESEIIAGMEWAARDVDADIVSMSLGSTEPSDGTDPMAQAVNTLSAETGALFVIAAGNTGAPSSIGSPAAADAALTVGAVDSADRAAWFTSAGPRYGDNALKPDLSAPGVGILAARSRLAEGSGDYTSMDGTSMATPHVSGVAALLAQRHPDWSGAQLKSALMSTSKQLDASAYRLGAGRVSVPDAIGAEVTATGSADLGFHSWPYDANKPVTRTVTYTNSSDTDVELKLSVQGAPDGVATLADTTLTVPARGTAATTVTGDGAKAPVGQTSGRIVATGADGTPVAHTAFGLVKEEERYTLTVHVKDRDGAATAADLTVQRLAEGVDPFPAHVGDSGTLELRLVPGTYSLTSFLDVRGSHGADSLGLGFLAAPEVVVDRDREITLDGRELREISADVRERTETRQLIMEFDRSANGSDLFGAVQVPLTYDSVFAAPTGEKVTEGGFEYRTVWRLGKPLLEVRGIGDAAVQSGGTLIEGRTRLSLTDVGDGPFPEGVRGEAVLAELTGDTEPAALARAAQDAGVKALFVTDDTPGRLMSWWGTDDNADRPLQIATVSAADAERLRDAGRVDMTGTRNTPYTYDLSEGHRGAVPDRDLTYEPGRRDLATLRARYHAAEPAGGGEFRYSITDTFPIGLGFKERIDFPAERTEYVSTGPGQLWHESVTTADGALEQRSGTVRYEGGSRTGLDWFKPVWHPYLGTGLGWGQQRAGNQLKLNAPGWGDSGPDHTGFGDVWSEGSGMTQTTSVYLDGELVDQGPSSAAYVWDAPADERTYRLVTETALDAGRWSPATEGRAEWTFRSAATPEDRWTYLPLINLSFDVDTDLAGKVRGGKKLRVGIGAEHVAGAPDAGTIDGGKLEVSYDDGKTWQQVGLRGGDGEASWHGTLRVPRDAEHVSLRASASDDRGGSVTQEIVRAVAVR; this is encoded by the coding sequence ATGAGCACAGGACCAGTCAGACGCGGGGCGACCCTCCTGTCGGCGGGGCTCGTGATCGCGCTGCTGCCGGCCGGAGCGGCGGCGGCGCAGGAGCCGCCCGGAGCGGCGGCCGGCCGCACCCAGGCCGCCGACGCCCGCACCGAGGCCCGTGAAGGCGCCGCCCGTGACGGCACCCGCACCGTCACCCTCGTCACCGGCGACCGGGTGACCGTCGGCGACCTCGGCGGTGGCCGGAAGACCGTCACGGTCGAGCGGCCGAAGGGCGCCACCGGCGCGGTGCACACCCGCAGCAGCGACGGGCGCATGCTGGTCGTGCCCGACGAGGCGCTGCCCCACCTGCGCGACGGCAGCCTCGACGAACGGCTCTTCGACGTCGGGGCGCTGCTGGAGCAGGGGCTCGCCGACACCGAGACCGGCGAACTGCCGCTGATCGTGACCTACGAGAAGGGCGCGCGGGCCGCCGTCCTGAAGGGGGCCGAGCGGACGCGGTCGCTGCCCAGCGTGCGCGGGGCCGCCGTCGATGCGGACAAGGGGCGTACGTTCTGGCGGGAATTCACCCGTCGGGGCTCCGCCGTCGACGCCGTGTGGCTCGACGGGCGGGTCACCGCCACCATGGCCGAGTCCAACACCCAGATCGGCACGCCCGAGGCCTGGGAGGCCGGGCTCACCGGCGAGGGCGTCACCGTCGCCGTGCTGGACAGCGGCGTGGACGCCGGCCACCCCGACCTGGCGGGCCGCGTCGCCGAGAGCCGCAGCTTCATACCGGGCGAGGAGGTCGCCGACCGGCACGGCCACGGCACGCACGTCGCCTCCACCGTCGGCGGCAGCGGCGCGGCCTCCGACGGCAAGGAGAAGGGCGTCGCGCCCGGCGCCACCCTCGCCGTCGGCAAGGTCCTGTCCGACGAGGGCTTCGGCAGTGAGTCCGAGATCATCGCGGGCATGGAGTGGGCGGCCCGGGACGTGGACGCCGACATCGTCTCCATGAGCCTCGGCTCCACCGAGCCCAGCGACGGCACCGACCCGATGGCGCAGGCCGTCAACACCCTGTCCGCCGAGACCGGCGCGCTGTTCGTGATCGCGGCGGGCAACACCGGCGCCCCGTCCTCCATCGGCTCGCCCGCCGCCGCCGACGCCGCGCTGACCGTGGGCGCCGTCGACTCCGCCGACCGGGCCGCCTGGTTCACCAGCGCCGGCCCCCGGTACGGGGACAACGCCCTCAAGCCCGACCTGTCCGCCCCGGGCGTCGGCATCCTCGCCGCCCGCTCCCGGCTCGCCGAGGGCAGCGGCGACTACACCTCCATGGACGGTACGTCGATGGCGACGCCGCACGTCTCCGGTGTGGCCGCCCTGCTCGCCCAGCGGCACCCCGACTGGAGCGGCGCGCAGCTCAAGAGCGCGCTGATGTCCACCTCGAAGCAACTCGACGCCTCCGCCTACCGACTGGGCGCCGGCCGGGTCAGCGTGCCGGACGCCATCGGCGCCGAGGTCACCGCCACCGGAAGCGCCGACCTGGGCTTCCACTCCTGGCCCTACGACGCCAACAAGCCGGTCACCCGAACCGTCACCTACACCAACTCCTCCGACACCGACGTCGAGTTGAAGCTGTCCGTGCAGGGCGCCCCGGACGGCGTCGCCACCCTCGCCGACACCACCCTCACCGTGCCCGCCCGCGGCACCGCCGCCACCACCGTGACCGGCGACGGCGCCAAGGCCCCGGTCGGGCAGACCAGCGGCCGGATCGTGGCGACCGGCGCGGACGGCACGCCCGTCGCGCACACGGCGTTCGGACTGGTGAAGGAGGAGGAGCGGTACACGCTCACCGTCCACGTCAAGGACCGCGACGGTGCCGCCACCGCCGCCGACCTGACCGTCCAGCGCCTCGCCGAGGGCGTCGACCCCTTCCCCGCGCACGTCGGCGACTCCGGCACCCTAGAACTGCGCCTCGTGCCGGGGACGTACAGCCTGACCTCCTTCCTCGACGTGCGCGGCAGCCACGGCGCCGACTCGCTCGGACTCGGCTTCCTCGCCGCCCCCGAGGTCGTCGTCGACCGGGACCGCGAGATCACCCTCGACGGCCGTGAGCTGCGCGAGATCAGCGCCGACGTCCGCGAGCGCACCGAGACCCGGCAGCTGATCATGGAGTTCGACCGCAGCGCGAACGGCTCCGACCTGTTCGGCGCGGTGCAGGTTCCCCTGACCTACGACAGCGTCTTCGCCGCGCCCACCGGCGAGAAGGTCACCGAGGGCGGTTTCGAGTACCGGACGGTGTGGCGGCTCGGCAAGCCGCTGCTGGAGGTCCGGGGGATCGGTGACGCCGCCGTCCAGTCGGGCGGCACCCTGATCGAGGGCCGCACCCGACTGTCGCTGACCGACGTCGGGGACGGGCCCTTCCCCGAGGGCGTGCGGGGCGAGGCGGTCCTCGCCGAGCTGACCGGGGACACCGAGCCGGCGGCGCTGGCGCGGGCCGCGCAGGACGCGGGCGTGAAGGCGCTGTTCGTCACCGACGACACCCCCGGGCGGCTGATGTCCTGGTGGGGCACGGACGACAACGCCGACCGGCCGCTGCAGATCGCCACGGTGAGCGCGGCCGACGCCGAGCGGCTGCGGGACGCCGGGCGCGTCGACATGACCGGGACGCGCAACACGCCGTACACCTACGACCTCTCCGAGGGCCATCGCGGCGCCGTGCCCGACCGGGACCTCACCTATGAGCCGGGCCGCCGCGACCTGGCCACCCTGCGGGCCAGGTACCACGCGGCCGAGCCCGCGGGCGGCGGCGAGTTCCGGTACTCCATCACCGACACCTTCCCGATCGGCCTCGGCTTCAAGGAGCGGATCGACTTCCCGGCCGAGCGCACCGAGTACGTGTCGACCGGGCCCGGCCAGCTGTGGCACGAGTCCGTGACGACCGCCGACGGCGCGCTGGAGCAGCGGTCGGGCACGGTCCGGTACGAGGGCGGCTCGCGTACCGGCCTGGACTGGTTCAAGCCGGTGTGGCACCCCTACCTCGGCACCGGTCTCGGCTGGGGCCAGCAGCGGGCCGGCAACCAGCTCAAGCTGAACGCGCCGGGCTGGGGCGACTCCGGCCCCGACCACACCGGCTTCGGCGACGTGTGGAGCGAGGGCAGCGGGATGACGCAGACGACGTCCGTGTACCTGGACGGCGAACTGGTCGACCAGGGCCCGTCTTCCGCCGCGTACGTCTGGGACGCGCCGGCCGACGAGCGCACGTACAGGCTCGTCACCGAGACCGCGCTCGACGCCGGGCGCTGGTCGCCGGCGACCGAGGGCCGCGCGGAGTGGACCTTCCGCTCGGCGGCCACGCCGGAGGACCGCTGGACCTACCTCCCGTTGATCAACCTCTCCTTCGACGTGGACACCGACCTCGCGGGGAAGGTGCGCGGCGGGAAGAAGCTGCGGGTCGGGATCGGCGCCGAGCACGTGGCCGGTGCCCCGGACGCCGGGACGATCGACGGCGGAAAGCTGGAGGTGTCGTACGACGACGGGAAGACCTGGCAGCAGGTCGGGCTGCGCGGCGGTGACGGGGAGGCGTCCTGGCACGGGACGCTGAGGGTGCCCCGCGACGCGGAGCACGTCTCGCTGCGGGCCTCGGCGAGCGACGACCGGGGCGGCTCGGTCACGCAGGAGATCGTGCGGGCCGTGGCCGTGCGCTGA
- a CDS encoding carboxyl transferase domain-containing protein: MADRLSARAFLALVTDDFRELPHPPSRPEPPDGPLGWHGYDASRARAAERTGEEESVVCGTGRVEGTPAVLLAFEFGFLGGSLGRRTGDRLEAAYTYAREHRLPVVPLVATGGSRMQEGMLALTQLQRVARQSALTREAGLPQIAVLRDPATGGGWATLGAGADVVLALPGAQVGFAGSRVRPPDADPAAYTAEAQVAAGSADAVVPAGELRATLGRWLRLLTTPSAEPAPVPEPLGARDLPVSGWDAVRRARSPERPRAGAYLDAYFTHRVALSGDRCGGTDPDGVLCGFGEHAGRTVAYAAQTGTATRPAGYRTAARLVRLADRLGVPVLTLVDTPGAAADAEAERQGAGPAIADLFAALASVTTPVTTLLIGEGGSGGALALAAPGRTWATPDSYFSVIAPELAAAILKRGPEETEATAGQLRLRTQDLAELGVIRTGDQLFPGTGDRRSE; the protein is encoded by the coding sequence ATGGCTGACCGGCTGTCCGCACGCGCGTTCCTCGCCCTCGTCACGGACGACTTCCGTGAACTCCCCCACCCGCCCTCCCGGCCGGAGCCGCCCGACGGCCCCCTCGGCTGGCACGGCTACGACGCCTCCCGCGCCCGCGCCGCCGAGCGCACCGGCGAGGAGGAGTCCGTGGTCTGCGGCACCGGCCGCGTCGAGGGCACCCCGGCCGTACTGCTCGCCTTCGAGTTCGGCTTCCTCGGCGGCTCGCTCGGCCGGCGCACCGGCGACCGGCTGGAGGCCGCGTACACGTACGCCCGTGAACACCGGCTGCCGGTGGTGCCGTTGGTGGCGACCGGCGGCAGCCGGATGCAGGAGGGGATGCTCGCGCTGACCCAGCTCCAGCGGGTGGCCCGGCAGTCGGCGCTCACCCGGGAGGCCGGGCTGCCGCAGATCGCCGTACTGCGCGACCCGGCCACCGGCGGCGGCTGGGCGACGCTGGGGGCGGGAGCCGACGTGGTCCTCGCGCTGCCCGGCGCCCAGGTCGGTTTCGCCGGGTCCCGGGTCCGGCCGCCGGACGCCGACCCGGCGGCGTACACGGCCGAGGCGCAGGTGGCGGCGGGCAGCGCGGACGCGGTGGTGCCGGCCGGGGAGCTGCGCGCGACGCTGGGGCGGTGGCTGCGGCTGCTGACGACGCCGTCGGCGGAACCGGCGCCCGTGCCGGAGCCGCTGGGGGCGCGGGACCTGCCGGTGAGCGGCTGGGACGCGGTCCGGCGGGCCCGGTCGCCCGAACGCCCGCGCGCCGGGGCGTACCTGGACGCCTACTTCACCCACCGCGTGGCCCTGTCCGGCGACCGCTGCGGCGGCACCGACCCGGACGGCGTGCTCTGCGGCTTCGGCGAGCACGCGGGCCGGACGGTGGCGTACGCCGCCCAGACCGGGACGGCGACGCGTCCCGCCGGCTACCGCACCGCCGCCCGGCTGGTCCGGCTCGCGGACCGGCTCGGCGTCCCGGTGCTGACCCTGGTGGACACCCCGGGCGCGGCGGCCGACGCGGAGGCGGAGCGGCAGGGCGCGGGCCCGGCGATCGCCGACCTGTTCGCCGCGCTGGCGTCGGTGACGACGCCGGTGACGACGCTGCTGATCGGCGAGGGCGGCTCGGGCGGGGCGCTGGCGCTGGCCGCGCCCGGCCGCACCTGGGCCACGCCGGACAGCTACTTCTCCGTCATCGCGCCGGAGCTCGCGGCGGCGATCCTGAAGCGGGGACCGGAGGAGACCGAGGCGACGGCCGGGCAACTGCGCCTGCGGACACAGGACTTGGCGGAGCTGGGAGTGATCCGAACAGGCGATCAGTTGTTCCCTGGAACAGGTGATCGTCGATCGGAATGA
- a CDS encoding FadR/GntR family transcriptional regulator — protein MTDALRPMTRQRLYEQVLERLRQYVTDGGLRAGDRLPPERDLARRLGVSRASVKQAIVVLEVQGLVEARHGGGTYLVRDSLDVEPFEDMVERRRRLPDVLEAREALETKLAELAAERRTEDDLAAMRSALAVMAEEVEEGGHGVEGDRLFHAAVTAAAHSSLLAEFMRSIAHQIAESRTESLRQPGRPGRSLAQHRAILDAIAERRPGQAAAAMRRHVRTVAKVRLLDWDPGEER, from the coding sequence GTGACCGACGCCTTGCGCCCCATGACCAGGCAGCGCTTGTACGAGCAGGTGCTGGAGCGGCTGCGCCAGTACGTCACCGACGGCGGCCTGCGGGCCGGCGACCGTCTTCCGCCCGAACGGGACCTCGCCCGGCGCCTCGGTGTCAGCCGGGCCTCGGTGAAGCAGGCGATCGTGGTCCTGGAGGTCCAGGGCCTGGTGGAGGCGCGGCACGGCGGCGGCACGTACCTGGTACGCGACAGCCTCGACGTCGAACCGTTCGAGGACATGGTCGAACGCCGGCGACGGCTTCCGGACGTCCTGGAGGCCCGCGAGGCGCTGGAGACCAAGCTCGCCGAACTGGCCGCCGAGCGCCGCACGGAGGACGACCTGGCGGCGATGCGGTCGGCGCTCGCGGTCATGGCCGAGGAGGTCGAGGAGGGCGGTCACGGCGTCGAGGGCGACCGCCTGTTCCACGCGGCGGTGACGGCCGCGGCACACAGCAGCCTGCTCGCGGAGTTCATGCGCTCCATCGCCCACCAGATCGCCGAGAGCCGCACCGAGTCCCTGCGCCAGCCCGGCCGCCCCGGCCGCTCGCTGGCCCAGCACCGGGCCATCCTCGACGCGATCGCCGAACGCCGCCCCGGGCAGGCCGCCGCCGCTATGCGCCGCCATGTCCGTACGGTCGCCAAGGTCCGACTGCTGGACTGGGACCCGGGAGAGGAACGATAG
- a CDS encoding SLC13 family permease, translating into MSPELVSILVLVVVFVIATTRSVNMGALAFAAAFGVGTLVADLDADGIFAGFPGDLFVVLVGVTYLFAIARANGTTDWLVHAAVRLVRGRVALIPWVMFALTGALTAIGAVSPAAVAIVAPVALSFATRYSISPLLMGTMVVHGAQAGGFSPISIYGSIVNGIVEREGLPGSEVTLFLASLIANLLIASVLFVLFGGRKLWARGSVAPEDDGAGAADLGTEPTATGTGSGTAPGSGPATTAPTAVAVRPGQDTDGTGGATRLSPARIATLGALVALVVAVLGFDLDAGLTAVTLAVVLSTAWPDDSRRAVGEIAWSTVLLICGVLTYVGVLEEMGTITWAGEGVGGIGVPLLAAVLLCYIGAIVSAFASSVGIMGALIPLAVPFLAQGEIGAVGMVAALAVSATVVDVSPFSTNGALVLAAAPDVDRERFFRQLMIYGGIVVAAVPALAWLVLVVPGFG; encoded by the coding sequence ATGTCCCCCGAACTCGTCTCGATCCTCGTCCTCGTGGTGGTGTTCGTCATCGCCACCACCCGCTCCGTCAACATGGGCGCCCTCGCCTTCGCCGCCGCCTTCGGGGTGGGCACGCTCGTCGCGGACCTCGACGCGGACGGCATCTTCGCCGGTTTCCCCGGCGACCTGTTCGTCGTCCTCGTCGGTGTCACCTACCTGTTCGCGATCGCCCGCGCCAACGGCACCACCGACTGGCTGGTGCACGCCGCCGTCCGGCTGGTGCGGGGGCGGGTGGCGCTGATCCCGTGGGTGATGTTCGCGCTGACCGGCGCGCTGACGGCGATCGGCGCGGTGAGCCCGGCCGCGGTGGCGATCGTCGCGCCGGTCGCGCTGAGCTTCGCCACGCGGTACTCGATCAGTCCGCTGCTGATGGGCACGATGGTGGTGCACGGGGCGCAGGCCGGCGGCTTCTCGCCGATCAGCATCTACGGCTCCATCGTCAACGGCATCGTGGAGCGCGAGGGCCTTCCGGGCAGCGAGGTCACCCTCTTCCTGGCCTCGCTGATCGCCAACCTGCTCATCGCGAGCGTGCTGTTCGTGCTCTTCGGCGGGCGCAAGCTGTGGGCGCGGGGGTCGGTGGCGCCCGAGGACGACGGCGCGGGCGCGGCGGACCTGGGCACGGAGCCCACCGCGACCGGCACCGGGTCCGGCACCGCGCCCGGGTCCGGACCCGCCACAACCGCCCCCACCGCCGTGGCCGTCCGCCCCGGCCAGGACACCGACGGCACGGGCGGCGCCACCCGTCTCAGCCCCGCCCGGATCGCCACCCTCGGCGCCCTGGTCGCCCTCGTCGTGGCCGTCCTCGGCTTCGACCTGGACGCGGGTCTGACCGCGGTCACCCTCGCCGTCGTGCTGAGCACCGCCTGGCCGGACGACAGCCGCCGCGCGGTCGGCGAGATCGCCTGGTCCACCGTGCTGCTGATCTGCGGTGTCCTGACGTACGTCGGTGTGCTGGAGGAGATGGGCACGATCACCTGGGCCGGTGAGGGCGTCGGCGGGATCGGCGTCCCGCTGCTGGCCGCCGTGCTGCTGTGCTACATCGGCGCGATCGTGTCGGCCTTCGCCTCCTCCGTGGGCATCATGGGCGCGTTGATCCCGCTGGCGGTGCCGTTCCTCGCGCAGGGCGAGATCGGGGCGGTCGGCATGGTGGCGGCGCTAGCGGTGTCGGCGACGGTCGTGGACGTCAGCCCGTTCTCCACGAACGGCGCGCTGGTGCTGGCCGCGGCCCCGGACGTCGACCGCGAGCGGTTCTTCCGGCAGTTGATGATCTACGGAGGCATCGTGGTGGCCGCCGTGCCCGCGCTGGCGTGGCTGGTGCTGGTCGTGCCCGGCTTCGGGTAG
- a CDS encoding acyl-CoA synthetase, with amino-acid sequence MSSLFPALTPAPTGAAADRPALRFGERSLTYAQLAAAAGGTAGRIRGAGRVAVWATPAMETAVAVVAALLAGVPAVPLNPKSGDKELAHILSDSGPSLVLTPPGAELPPALAALERIDVDAHATGPVPEDRAEDGDPALVVYTSGTTGPPKGAVIPRRALATTLDALADAWQWTGDDVLVQGLPLFHVHGLVLGVLGPLRRGGSVRHLGRFSTEGAARELNDGATMLFGVPTMYHRIAESLPGDPELAKALAGARLLVSGSAALPVHDHERIAAATGRRVIERYGMTETLMNTSVRADGEPRAGTVGVPLPGVELRLVEEDGTPIAALDGESVGEIQVRGPNLFTEYLNRPDATAAAFTPDGFFRTGDMAVRDPDGYVRIVGRKATDLIKSGGYKIGAGEIENALLEHPAVREAAVTGEPDPDLGERIVAWIVPADPASPPALRTLADHVAGRLAPHKRPRVVRHVDALPRNDMGKIMKRALTHG; translated from the coding sequence GTGTCCTCTCTCTTCCCGGCCCTGACCCCGGCTCCGACCGGCGCCGCGGCCGACCGGCCCGCCCTGCGGTTCGGCGAGCGCTCCCTGACGTACGCGCAACTGGCCGCCGCGGCGGGCGGCACCGCCGGACGCATCCGGGGGGCCGGCCGGGTCGCCGTCTGGGCGACCCCGGCGATGGAGACCGCCGTCGCCGTCGTCGCGGCGCTGCTGGCCGGGGTCCCCGCCGTACCGCTCAACCCGAAGTCCGGCGACAAGGAACTGGCGCACATCCTGTCCGACAGCGGGCCGTCGCTGGTCCTCACGCCCCCGGGCGCCGAACTCCCGCCCGCGCTCGCCGCCCTGGAGCGGATCGACGTCGACGCGCACGCCACCGGCCCCGTCCCCGAGGACCGCGCCGAGGACGGTGACCCCGCCCTCGTCGTCTACACCTCCGGCACCACCGGCCCGCCCAAGGGCGCGGTGATCCCGAGGCGCGCGCTGGCGACGACGCTGGACGCGCTCGCCGACGCCTGGCAGTGGACCGGCGACGACGTGCTGGTGCAGGGGCTGCCGCTGTTCCACGTGCACGGGCTGGTGCTGGGTGTCCTCGGCCCGCTGCGGCGCGGCGGGTCCGTGCGGCACCTGGGCAGGTTCTCCACCGAGGGCGCGGCCCGCGAGCTGAACGACGGCGCGACGATGCTGTTCGGCGTACCGACGATGTACCACCGGATCGCCGAGTCGCTGCCCGGCGACCCGGAGCTGGCGAAGGCGCTGGCCGGGGCCCGGCTGCTGGTCTCCGGGTCGGCCGCGCTGCCCGTGCACGACCACGAGCGGATCGCCGCCGCCACCGGACGGCGGGTCATCGAGCGGTACGGCATGACCGAGACGCTGATGAACACCAGCGTGCGGGCGGACGGCGAGCCGCGCGCCGGGACCGTGGGCGTGCCGCTGCCCGGCGTCGAGCTGCGGCTGGTGGAGGAGGACGGCACGCCGATCGCGGCCCTGGACGGGGAGAGCGTCGGCGAGATCCAGGTGCGCGGCCCGAACCTGTTCACCGAGTACCTGAACCGCCCCGACGCCACCGCCGCCGCCTTCACCCCCGACGGCTTCTTCCGCACCGGCGACATGGCGGTGCGCGACCCCGACGGCTATGTCCGCATCGTCGGCCGCAAGGCCACCGACCTGATCAAGAGCGGCGGATACAAGATCGGGGCCGGGGAGATCGAGAACGCGCTCCTCGAACACCCGGCGGTGCGGGAGGCCGCCGTCACCGGGGAGCCCGACCCGGACCTGGGCGAGCGGATCGTGGCGTGGATCGTACCCGCCGATCCGGCCTCACCGCCCGCCCTCCGGACACTGGCCGACCACGTCGCCGGGCGGCTGGCCCCGCACAAGCGGCCCCGTGTCGTGCGGCACGTGGACGCGCTGCCCCGCAACGACATGGGGAAGATCATGAAGCGGGCGCTGACCCATGGCTGA